The following is a genomic window from Corallococcus soli.
GTCAGCCTGATGCTGAGCCCCTGCCTCTTGGTGGCGAGCGACCGCCTCCATGACGATGCCGCCTTCGAGGCGGCCAGGCAGGACAGCAGCGGCAGGGCACTCAACGCGTACGCCCTCGGTCACGGGCGCCACGTCGCGGAGGCGCGTCAGCTCGGCATGCAGCGCAGCCTCCTGGACTGCGAGACGAAGGACACCGAGGAGTGCTGGAAGTACTTCCTGTCGCTGCGTCCCATGTTGCCCGGGATGGAAGAGGTCCGGGGGCGCATGCGCCGCGCCGCGTTCAAGGCCACCCCACGCACCGCCGCCGGGTGGAAGGCTTTCCTCCAGCGCTACCCGGACTCGACGGAGGCCTTGGAGGTGCGAGCGCGGCTGCTCCCCGAGGCGGAGCTCCGGGAGCTGCCCACCCACTCCGTCGTCGCGCTGCGCCGCTTCCGCAATGGGAACCCACCCCCCGGGGTGGACGCGCAAGCCCAGGCCCAGCTCCAGGAGTTGTTCGCCGCCGCCCGGGCCGGGTATCTGAGCGAGGCTTCCCCCCAGAATCCCCAGGCAGTCCTCTTCATGAGCAGGCTGCTCACGCACCTGGAGTCCTCCGGCTCCTCCGTGGTGCCCGTCGGCTTCCGGCGCCAGCTGGCTCCCTCTCTCAAGAGCGCCGACAGTCTGCTCTGGCAGGCGGCCCAGGGGACACAAGACACGAGCGTCACCCCGCCCTCGGGTCACTTTGGCGCATCGAGCATCGAGTGGCTCGAAGGCCATACCGTCAAGGCGCTGGGAAATGCCTTCCGTCAGGTCCTCCCCGACGGCCTGCTCACGCTGGTGCACGGGGACCCGCTGCCCACGCAGGCGAAGGACACCGACGAGGCGCGCCCGAGGATCGACATCGACTACACGGTCAGCTGGCCTGGGATGACCTACAAGCACGGGCACAGCGGGCGTCAGTTCGCGGGCATCCAGTTCGACTTCGCGGTGACCCTGCGCATGCCAGGGGAACAGCCCGTGCGCTTCAGCCTGCAGGTCAAGCCGCCCAAGGACGTCCCGCTCCACGACCCGGACCGCGCCCCCAGCAGCTCCGCCGTCTACAACTTCATGGCCCAGCGCGCCTTCGAGGCGCTGAGCGAAAAACTTGGCACGGCCTTCTTCCGTGCCGACAGCAAGACCTTCCAGGCCCTCGCGCAGCAGGCTCCCTGACGCAGGCGTTTGAACAGGCCTTGCCTCCTGAAGAGGCGCATCAGTGGCATGTGTCAGCGTGAAGACGCGAACGAAACCGAGAAACGGAGGACGCAGGATGAGTGGACATCGCCCCCTGGCGCAGCAGCAACGCGACATGGAGAAGACGGGCCGTGTCGACGAAGACCTCTACCTCGAATTCAATGCTGCATACGGCTACAACAGCGTGCCCCCCATGTCCTGGCTGCTGGCAAGACTGAAGTCTCTCGCCCACAGGCTCGCCATAGGGCAATCATTGTCGCTCTACGACCCTACTTCAGGAGCACAGCAGACCGTCGACTCGATGGAGCAGCTCAATCGCTGGATGGACAGGCACTTCCCTGGCACATGGAGCTGATAGAGCGCCTCCTGCTCAGGAGCAGCGGGCGCTCATGCAGTCGACGCAGGTGGCCGACAATCCGATGCGGTGCATTCCCACCTGCCTACCGAACTCCCCTCCAGCCTTGGAGACATGATGGAGACGGCGTCAGGGAGCCCCCTGTGTCAGGGAAGTTGTCGCCTCGGCTGAACAGCCGGGATGACCACGCCCTGGGCGCGAGAGCAGACAGGACGCAGTCACATCGTCCGCACTCCCCATGACCCCGCCGAAGGGCTCTGGGTCATCATCGCTGCGAGTTCCAGGGGGATGGCTCCCAACCCTCCTCGGACGACGAAGGGCCTCGGCATCGACCCGGCGCGGTGGGTGGAATGGCAGGCCGGTGACACCCCGCCAGGGGCCGTCCCCGGGCCGCTTACTCCGCGCATCGCTCGCCCTGGCGTCGAGTCCAAGGAACGGCTCGGACGCTACCGATGGGTCGTGGAGCGCACTCTCGCCTGGAAGAACCAGCTCCGCGGGCTCGGGTCCGCGACGAGCGCAGGGACGATGTCCACTTCGGCTTCCTCGTCCTCGGCTGCTGCGTCATGCTCCTACGCAGGCTCTACCCTGACATTTTTTAGGTGCTGTAAAACTGAGGATGAATCCGGCCTTCACCTCTCAACGACGAGATCAACAACCCCGCCTCCTTCAGAATCTCCTCACCATCCTTCATCTCAAAACATAACCAGAAACCAACCCCTCGCCATCCGGCCCAACAAGAGCCTCGACCGTGACACTGTGATCTCGCCCATGAACCTTGAATCCAGTCCTTTGGCCGGGTGGAGATCAACGGGCGGGCTGTCGCTGTTGCTCCGGGTATGCAGGGTCGCACGAGAAGCCAGGGGTTGAAGTTGAAGCAGGCGGGGGCGTCATCGCCGCCAACATATTCGCCTCCCGCAGCCACTGCGACAACGGCGGCTGCAACGCGCCCACATGGCGGGCCAACGCTGCGGCTCATCGCGCCGAGGGCCCACCATCCGCTTCACCCTCTGGGACTTGAATCCATCCGTGTACGGCACGGCTTCGTGCCTGCTCTCGCGCCCAGGGCATGATCATCCCGGCCGCTCTGCCGGGGCGACAACTTCCCTGCCACAGGGGGAGGAGGCCCCTGGACCACCCGACTTCGACGCCGCTTGCGTTTGCATGGAGCGCCATCCCAGCAGTGCGTGCCAATGCGGAAGGGACCAGCAGCCTGCACCGCCCGGCACGCGCTCTTCACGCGAAGTGCGGGCCCATCTTGGCCTGGAAGAAATGTCGTGTTATCCTTCTAATGCCCAAAAAGCCGACAACGCCAGGAGACCCATGCGAGCTGCAATCATCGTCGGGTAGATGGCGGTCGGCGTCGCGCGCTGCACATGCAGCGAGCGTCAACATGCCCAGCCTCCCTGCATCGACTTCAAGATTGGCGACAACACCTTCGCCTACGCCGTAGCCGCCGGCACCGTGGTGGCCAAAGGGCAATGAAACGAGCCATGCCAGGTGGATTGTCCCGCGCGCTCTCGACGGGGGCCTCCGCTTACGCCCACCCTCTCTGTCGATGTCGACGTACTGGACCGATTGGAATCATTCGTCGTTCTTCAATCCGAAGCCATACATCAGGCTGCGCAAACAAATCTTTTGTCGCGAGCAGCAAAGCGGTCCTGGGCCAAGACCATGGCCCCGGCCGCGCCATGGGCTCATCCCCATCAACCCCCAGGAGCACCCCACGTGAAACGCCCCCACCCGAACTCCATTGCCCTCGCCACCACGTTGTTGCTCTCCGCGGGCACTGCCTCCGCGGCGAGCCGCGTCGACCTGCATGCGCAAGATGTCGGTGCGCTCCGCCAGCAACGCGCGGCCCTCTCAAGCACGGGTGGCGCGGACCGGACGCAGGACCGCCATGCACAGGTCCTCGGCCTGGATGCGGAGTCGCGCCTGAGTTTGATCCGCAGCGTGAGCGACCACGGGGTGCGCAACCACCGCTACCAGCAGACCTTCCGGGGCCTGCCCATCTTCGGCGAGCACGTGATCGTCAACGAGGACGCCAGCGGCGAACTCCGCGCGCTGTTTGGCCGCAAGGTCACCGGGCTGGAGAGGGAAATCTCGGGCGACGCTCCCCGGCTCACCGCCGCGCAGGCGTTGGACATCGCCAAGGGCGCCAGCCTGGGCAACCGCGTCGGCGTCATGCGCATCACCGACGAGAAGGCCCCGTTGATGATCTTCATCGACGACGACGGCCGCGCCCACAAGGGCTACGTCGTCAGCTACTTCGCTGACACCTTCTTCGGCGGCGCGCCCACCCGGCCGATGGTGATCGTCGACGCGGAGGATGGCCGCGTGCTCAAGCAGTGGGAGAACCTGCAGCACGTGCTGGTCGGCACCGGCCCTGGCGGCAATCTCAAGACGGGCGCGTACGATTACGGGACGCACTACGGCTATCTGGACGTCGCCCAGTCGGGGACCACGTGCACGATGACCAATGCGAACGTCAAGACCGTGGATCTCAACGGCGGCACGTCCGGCGCCACGGCGTTCTCCTACGCGTGCCCGCGCAACACGGTGAGGAACATCAACGGCGCCTACTCGCCGCTCAACGACGCGCACTACTTTGGCAGCGTCATCTTCAACATGTACCAGGCGTACATCGCCAGGGCTCCGCTGACCTTCCAGTTGACCATGCGCGTGCACTACTCCAGTCGCTATGAGAACGCGTTCTGGAACGGCTCGGCGATGACGTTCGGCGATGGGGCCACGACGTTCTACCCGCTGGTCAGTCTGGACGTCGCCTCGCATGAGGTGTCGCACGGGTTCACCGAGCAGAACTCGGGGTTGGTGTATTCCGGCCAGTCTGGCGGCATCAACGAGGCCTACTCCGACATCGCGGGCGAAGCGGCGGAGTACTACATGCGCGGCAGCAACGACTTCCTGGTCGGCGCCGACATCTTCAAGAGCAGCGGCGCGCTGCGCTACATGGCCAATCCGCCGCAGGACGGAGTGTCCATTGACCATGCCTCGGGATACTACAACGGCCTGGACGTGCACTACTCGTCGGGCGTG
Proteins encoded in this region:
- a CDS encoding M4 family metallopeptidase, producing the protein MKRPHPNSIALATTLLLSAGTASAASRVDLHAQDVGALRQQRAALSSTGGADRTQDRHAQVLGLDAESRLSLIRSVSDHGVRNHRYQQTFRGLPIFGEHVIVNEDASGELRALFGRKVTGLEREISGDAPRLTAAQALDIAKGASLGNRVGVMRITDEKAPLMIFIDDDGRAHKGYVVSYFADTFFGGAPTRPMVIVDAEDGRVLKQWENLQHVLVGTGPGGNLKTGAYDYGTHYGYLDVAQSGTTCTMTNANVKTVDLNGGTSGATAFSYACPRNTVRNINGAYSPLNDAHYFGSVIFNMYQAYIARAPLTFQLTMRVHYSSRYENAFWNGSAMTFGDGATTFYPLVSLDVASHEVSHGFTEQNSGLVYSGQSGGINEAYSDIAGEAAEYYMRGSNDFLVGADIFKSSGALRYMANPPQDGVSIDHASGYYNGLDVHYSSGVYNKAFYLLATKAGWNTQRAFQVFARANDLYWSPSTDFNQGACGVQAAAQDYGYTVSDVSSAFAAVGVDCGGVVELFRRTDASGKLTIAVFERYSPTSASHNTNFAVSVPGDFVVVGGGAEGKVSPEGNLLTASYPDSGLTSWLVSTKDHVQPDPVRVRGWAIGLKVAGLTAAQLRSHLSVTTATSATVNHPDVTATVPAGYVLAGGGIRVNWSGAGNLATGSAPSGNSAWRVRSKDLETHSPASAQAYAIGIRSSIPGVGTIGNVVNGGTSAVASHPSYTATLGTAYALTGCGAFVNWSGDGSLLWRIKPVNSGCSVASKDHIAVSPASITGYAVGLQVF